In Nostocoides sp. HKS02, the DNA window AGGCGGTGGGACGAGGATGCCGTTGGTGCCGACCACGGTCTCGAGGATGATCGCCGCGATGGTCTGCGGGCCCTCGACGGTGATGAGGTCGCGCAGGTGCTGCAGCGCGCGGACCCCTTCCTCCTGCTCGTCCTGCGCGTGGAAGGCCGAGCGGTAGGGGTACGGACCCCAGTAACGCACGATGCCCGGCATACCGGGTTCCGATGGCCAGCGGCGGGGGTCGCCGGTCATCGCGATGGCTCCCGCGGTGGCCCCGTGGTAGCTGCGGTAGGCGGCCATGACCTTGTGGCGCCCGGTGTGGAGGCGTGCCATGCGCAGCGCGTTCTCGGTGGCCTCGGCCCCGCCGTTGGTGAAGAACACCCGGTTGAGGTCGCCCGGGGCAAGCTCGGTGATCAGGCGAGCAGCCTCGGAGCGCGCGTCGTTGGCGAAGGCGGGACTGATGGTCGTGAGGCGTCCGGCCTGCTCCTGGATCGCGGCGACCAGCTTGGGGTGCTGGTAGCCGATGTTGACGTTGACCAGCTGGCTGGAGAAGTCGAGGTAGCGCTTGCCCGAGTAGTCGGTGAAGTACGAACCGAGCGCGTCAGCGATCGGCAGCGGGTCGATCAGACCCTGCGCCGACCACGAGTGGAACACGTGAGCGCGGTCGTCGCGGCGAACCTGCTCCTCGGAGGCGGTGGCAGAGGTGGCGGCTGGCAGCGTGTCAGTCATCGAGATTCCTTGGTATGCCGTGGGTTTCGGGACGCGTGGATGCTCAGCGGGTGCGCGGGAAGCCGAGGTCGACCGACGAGGTCGCAGGGTCGGGCCAGCGTTGGGTGACGACCTTGCCACGGGTGTAGAAGTTGATGCCTTCGGGGCCGTACATGTGGGTGTCGCCGAACAACGAGTCCTTCCAGCCGCCGAAGGAGTAGTAGGCGACGGGCACCGGGATCGGCACGTTGATGCCGACCATGCCCACCTCCACGTCGTACTGGAACTGTCGCGCCGCGCCGCCGTCGCGGGTGAAGATCGCCGTGCCGTTGGCGTACTGGTTGGCGTTGATGAGCGCCACGCCTTGCTCGTAGGTGTCGACGCGGACGACAGACAGGACCGGCCCGAAGATCTCATCGGTGTAGACCGTCATCTCCGGCGTGACGTGGTCGAGCAGCGTGGTGCCGAGGAAGAACCCGTCCGCCGGAAGGTCGCCCGTCCGACCGTCGACGACGACTGCGGCACCCGCCGCCTCACCGGCGTCGACGTAGCCGGCGACCTTGTCACGGTGCTCGGCCGTGATGAGCGGCCCCATGTCTGTCCCCGGGTCGGCGCCGTTGCCCACCGTGAGCTTCGGCAGGCGCACCGCGATCGCATCGACGAGCGGCTGGGCCACGTCGCCCACGGCGACAGCGACCGACAGCGCCATGCACCGCTCGCCGGCCGCGCCGTAGGCCGCGGAGACCACCGAGTCGGCAGCCATGTCGACGTCGGCATCGGGCAGGACGAGGGCGTGGTTCTTGGCACCGCCAAGTGCCTGCACCCGCTTGCCCGCGGCGGTGCCCCGCTCGTAGATGTACTTGGCGATCGGCGTCGAGCCGACGAAGCTCACGGCGCTGATGCCCGGGTGGTCGAGGATCGCGTCGACGGCGACCTTGTCACCCTGCACCACGCTGAACACCCCGGTGGGCAGACCGGCCTCGTGCCACAGCTGGGCGAGGAACAGGGCCGCGGAGGGATCCTTCTCACTGGGCTTGAGGATGAACGCGTTGCCGCACGCGATGGCGTTGGCGCACATCCACAGCGGGACCATCGCGGGGAAGTTGAAGGGGGTGACGCCGGCGACCACGCCGAGCGGCTGGCGAATGCTGTAGACGTCGACCCCGGTCGCGGCCTGCTCGCTGAAACCACCCTTGAGCAGCGCCGGGACCCCTGTGGCGAACTCGACGTTCTCCAGGCCTCGCGCGATCTCGCCGGCGGCGTCGGACAGGACCTTGCCGTGCTCGGCGGTGATGATCGCCGCGAGCTCGGGCGTGCGCTGGTGGAGCAGCTCGCGGAAGGCGAAGAGCACGGCCGACCGCGTGCTCAGTGACGCGTGGCGCCACTCGCGGGCGGCTGCCGCCGCACTCGTCACGGCGGCATCGAGCTCGTCGACGGAGGCGAGGTCGACCTCGCCGGACTGCTGGCCCGTCGCGGGGTTGAAGACGGGGGCGGTGCGGCCAGAGCTGCCGGCGTGCGGGCGTCCGTCGATCCAGTGCGTGATGCGCGTCGTCATGTCCACCACGGTAGGGGTCACCCACTGGTAACACAATACAAGTATTGCTATGGTACAAAAATGACCGCGTTGTTGAGTGGCATCGAGGAACGGCTCGAGCATCCCACTGCCAAGGGGCTGGCGCATGCCGTCTCCGCCGCGATCCGGGACGGCCTGCTCGTGGCCGGCGACCGGTTGCCCCCGATCCGCACCGTGGCGACCCAGCTGGCCGTCTCCCCGACCACCGTGTCGTCGGCCTGGTCGCTGCTCGCCCGGGCTGGAGCCGTGAGCACCGACGGCCGACGGGGGACGACGGTCCTCGACCACCATCTCCCCACGGGCGGCCGGTACCAGCAGGTGCTGGAGCACCAGGACGGCTTTCGGCTCGACCTGTCGACCGGAGTCCCCGACCCGCAGCTGCTCCCCAGCCTCAGCGGTGCGCTCGCCTCGCTCACCGGCACTGCGACCACCAGCTCCTACCTCGACGACCCCGTATTGCCCGACCTGGCGGCCACCCTGCGTGCGGACTGGCCGTATGCCGTCGACGAGATCGCGGTGGTCGACGGCGCCATGGATGCCCTCGAGCTGCTCGTGCGCAGCGCCTTGCGGTTCGGCGACCGGGTGGTCGTCGAGGACCCGTGCTTCCCCCCGCTCATCGACCTGCTCGAGTCGGTCGGTGTGCAGCTCGTGGGCGTCGCGCTCGACGAGGAGGGGCTGGCCCTCGACGCCCTCACGGCGGCGCTGACCGAGCCCGTCGCCGCCATCGTGCTCCAGCCCAGGGCACAGAACCCCACCGGCGTCACGATGACCGCGAGGCGCGCGAAGGCGGTCGCCGCAGCCCTTGACGGGACCGACACTCTCGTCATCGAGGACGACTCAGCGGCCGGCCTGTCCCCCTCGCCGCTCGTGAGCCTGGGCCGCTGGCGGCCCGACCACACGGCATACGTGCGGTCGTTCTCCAAGTCGCACGGCCCCGACCTGCGGCTGGCCGCCCTCTCGGCCCCGGCCGAGCTCATGCGCGCGGCGATGAGCCGCCGCCAGCTCGGTCAGGGCTGGACGAGTCGGCTGCTCCAGCAGGTCCTGCTCACCCTGCTCACCGACCCCGCCACCGGGGCGAGCGTGCATGCCGCTCGCGACACGTATGCCGCCCGGCGGGTGGCGCTCGTGGACGCGCTCGGGGCGCGCGGCGTGGTCGTCGGCGGGGTGGAGGGGCTCAACGTCTGGGTGCCCGTGCACGACGAGACGGCCGCCGTGGTCAGGCTCGCGAGCCAGGGCATCGGCGTCGCGCCCGGGTCGCCGTTTCGCGTGGGACCGGGGTCGGCGTCGGGCCACGTCCGGGTGACCGTGGGCCTCGCGCGCGACGGCTTCGAGGACCTGGCCGAAGCAATCGCGGTCGCCGCCCGCACCACCGGCCGGAGTGCGCGCGCCCGTTGACGCCTGCTGGGCCCGGACGGCACGAAGGCCGGGCTGCAGGGTTGCCCGGCCTTCGGCCCGCTGCCCTTAGGCAGACGCTCTCATCCCCGAAGAAACGCTAACTGACCCGCGCATCGTGGAGGATCGTTCAATTCACGTAGCAGTGCCTCAGTTTCCCCCATTGTCCCCTCACGAGAACCCCTCAGCCAGATCTGTCACAAACCCGTCATTCGATGAGCCTGTTTCGTATCACCTGCACGTGGAACGTAGCCGAGGTCGGAAGCGCCGCAGATCACCCGGATCACGCAGTTCGGCCTACGTCAGATCGCGGGCCCACCATGGCCACGACGGGCTAGTCACCCGTGGTGGGCCGGGGACTCTCCGGAGGCCAGGTGAGCGGAGGGCGTGGGATTCGAACCCACGATGACGTTGCCGCCATAGCGGTTTTCAAGACCGCCGCACTAGGCCACTATGCGAGCCCTCCCGTGCTGATGTGCTGCAGCGTCAAGATACAGGTCAGCGCCCGATGACCTCCTCCCCCGGGTAGGGTCCACCCATGGACGGCTACGACCGCACTCAGGAGTCGCCCGCCCAGCGCATCGACCGCAACTGGGAAGAGCTGCTGCAGGAGCTGCGCGTCTCGCAGACCGGTGTCCAGCTGCTCACCGGCTTCCCTCATGACGGTGCCGTTGCAGCCTGCGTTCCACCAGCTCGACGCCCTCGAGCGCGGCGCCTACGTCGTCGCCATCAGCGCCAGCATCCTCGCCACGTGCTTGCTCATCGCACCCGTCGCCCTGCATCGCGCGCTGTTTCGTCGCCGCCGCAAGCAGACCCTCGTGACGCTCGGACACTGGCTCGCCGTGAGCGGTCTGGGCTTCCTCGCCGCCGCCATCGTCGGTGTCGTGACCCTCGTGTTCGTGCTCGTGTTCGGGCGCACGTCCGGCCTGTGGATCGGCGCCCTCGCCGCGGTCATCTTCACCAGCGTGTGGCTGGTCGGGCCGGTCGCGCTGCGCGAACGCCTCGGCGACCAGCCCCGGACACCGTCAGACAGGCCCTGAGCAGGCGTGATGCCGGGGGCCGGGTTATGGTCGAAGGACCCGACCAAAGGATCGAAACCATGTCCAAGCTGTCCTTCCTCGCGGGCCTCGGCGTGGGCTACGTGCTCGGCGCCAAGGCGGGCCAGAAGCGCTACGCGCAGATCCGGAACCACGCCGAGCGGGTGTGGTCCAGCGACCCGGTGCAGGCCCGGGTCGACACGGTGAAGCAGACCGTCAAGGACCAGGCGCCCGCGGTCGCCGCCAAGCTCGGCGACGCCGCCAAGAGCGCAGGGGCCTCGGCCAAGGAGCGCCTGACCGGCGAAGACCTGCCCCCGAGCCTCCACCGCGGCACCGATCACCGGCTGCATGCAGACACCACCGGATACGGCCCGGGCGGCGACAAGCTGCCCTGACGCAGGCACCCTGCCCTCAGATCCAGAGGGCAGGGTCCTTGAACATCGCCTCGTACGGGTCCTCGCGGCCCTGCGGGAACCGGATGGTGGCCGGTATGCCGGTGGCGATCGCGCCGCTCGGGACGTCCTTCACGACCACCGAGTTCGCCCCGATCTGGACGTCGTCACCGACGTAGACCGGGCCGAGGATGCGCGCCCCGGCGCCGATGGTCACGCGGCTGCCGACGGTGGGGTGACGCTTGACGCGCTGCAGCGACCGACCGCCCAGGGTCACGCCGTGGTAGAGCATCACGTCGTCGCCGACCTCGGCCGTCTCGCCGATGACAACCCCCATGCCGTGGTCGATGAAGAACCGCGCCCCGATGACCGCGCCGGGGTGGATCTCCACACCCGTGATCGAGCGCACGACCGTCATGAGGACCCGCGCCACGGGCTTGGCCAGCCCGCCGCGCAGCCACAGGCGGTGCGCCAGCCGGTAGGCCCAGATCGCGTGCAGGCCAGGGGAGTTCAACAGGACGTCGGCCCGCGACGTCGCCGCCGGGTCACGCTCGATGGCCGCGTCGAGGTCGTCGACGATGCGGCTTCGCGCGTGGCGGGCGTAGAGGGCTGGGGACACGAAGGAAGCGCCGCCCGTCAGTCGAGTAGGTCGGAGAAGAGGATGGTCGACAGGTAGCGCTCGCCGAAGCTGGGGATGATGACGACGATCGTCTTCCCGGCGTTCTCGGGGCGGGTGGCCACCTGGTTGGCTGCAGCGAGCGCGGCACCAGAGGAGATGCCGACGAGCAAGCCCTCCTCCTTGGCGGCGCGACGGGCCCACTCGACCGAGGTCTCGGCGTTGATGTCGATGACCTCGTCGTAGATGTCGCGGTCGAGGATCTCGGGGACAAAGTTGGCGCCGAGGCCCTGGATCTTGTGCGGTCCCGGCTGTCCACCGTTGAGGATCGGCGACTCCGCGGGCTCGACGGCAATCATCTGCACCCCTGGCTTGCGCGCCTTGAGCACCTGGCCCACGCCGGTGATGGTGCCGCCCGTGCCGATGCCGGCGACGACGATGTCGACCTGGCCGTCGGTGTCCTTCCAGATCTCCTCGGCGGTGGTCTTGCGGTGGATCTCGGGGTTCGCCTCGTTCGCGAACTGCCGGGCGAGGATCCCACCGCGTTCGGCGGCGATCTCCTCGGACCGGGTGACGGCGCCCTTCATGCCGAGCGCACCCTCGGTGAGCACGAGCTCGGCGCCGTAGGCACGCAGCAGGGCGCGGCGCTCCTTGGACATCGTCTCGGGCATGGTCAGGACGACGTTGTAGCCACGGGCCGCCCCCACCATGGCGAGCGCGATACCGGTGTTGCCGGAGGTGGCCTCGACGATCGTGCCGCCGGGCTTCAGCTGGCCGGAGGCCTCGGCCGCGTCGATGATCGAGACGCCGATGCGGTCCTTGACCGACGATGCCGGGTTGTAGAACTCGAGCTTGGCGGCGACGGTGGCCTCGCTGTCGATGAGGCGGTTGATCCGCACCAGGGGCGTGTTGCCGATGAGCTTGGTGACGTCGTCATAGATGGGCATGCGCGCTTCCTCGGATCGGTATGCCGCGTGCGGACAGCGCGCGGGCGTGGACGGTCGCCAGTGTCAGCGAACCTGACGTTATGTGTATTCCAACAGATCGTTATGCCGTCTGGCAACGCGCGTCCGCGAATCGGCATACCGCCCTCCCGGGCCCGAAATCGGCGCGAACCCGCAGGAATCCTCCGGTGCGGCGAGGGTCACAGACAGGTGAGCAAGCGCTTAGCGCCCACTAGAGTGACGGCCATGTCTGCGCTCCAGGTCGTCGCGCTCGTCGTCTGCGGGGTGGTCACCGTCGTGGCCGTGGCCCTGTTCGCCCGGGTGGTCACCCACTTCCTCAGTGTCTTCCGGCTCGGTCAGCCCGACGCCAGCCGCACGCAGGACAAGGGCGCCCGCACGGTGACCTTGCTGCGTGAGTTCCTCGGCCACACGCGGATGTCGCGGCTGCCGGTGGTGGCGGTGGCGCACTGGTTCACGATGATCAGCTTCGGGGTGTTGTTCTTCACCCTGGTCAACGCCTTCGGCCAGCTGGTCTCGCCCTCGTGGACGCTGCCGCTGATCGGCCACTTCCCGCCCTACGAATGGGTCACCGAGTTCTTCGCCTGGACCGGCCTGATCGGCATCGTCGCGCTGATGGCGATCCGGCAGAAGAACCACCCGCGCTCGGCAGCCGGCGAGGGCGGCCGGCGCAGCCGGTTCTACGGCTCGACCTTCTGGCAGGCCTACTACGTCGAGCTCACCATCCTCGGCGTCACCCTCTGCATCGTCACGCTCCGCGGCCTCGAGTACGCCCTCGAGAAGGCCAGCAGCGGGGGTGACGCGACCGCCCTGCACTTCCCGCTCACGAGCTGGCTGGGTGGCCTGTTCGACGGTTCCAGCACGGGCAGCCTCGAGAACGCGATCGTCGTCGTCGCGGCCGTGAAGATCCTCATCTCGTTCGCCTGGATGATCACCATCTCGCTGCAGCCGACGATGGGCGTCGCCTGGCACCGCTTCCTCGCCTTCTTCAACATCTTCCTCAAGCGCCACGCCGACGGCCGCACCTCGCTGGGAGCCCTGCAGCCGATGCTCGTCAAGGGTGAGCCGGTGGACTTCGAGAACATCGAGGAGCTCGACGAGGACGCCCCACTGGGCGTCGGCAAGGTCGAGGACTTCACCTGGAAGGGGCTGCTCGACTTCACCACGTGCACCGAGTGCGGCCGCTGCCAGTCCCAGTGCCCCGCGTGGAACACCGACAAGCCCCTGTCCCCCAAGCTGCTCGTCATGGCGCTGCGCGACCACGCCCACGCCAAGGCGCCCTGGCTGCTCGCGGCTGAGTCCGACCGCGAAGGGCTGGGTGAGAGCGTGAACGCGCTGGCAGCTGCCAGTCTCGTGGGTGAGACCGGGTATGCCGCGGACTCGCCGCTCGCGGCATACAACCCGCACGGCCCGGACGCCGTGATCGACCTGGACGTGCTGTGGTCGTGCACCACCTGTGGCGCCTGCGTCGAGCAGTGCCCCGTCGACATCGAGCACGTCGACGCCATCGTCGACATGCGCCGCTACCAGACCCTCATCGAGAGCGCCTTCCCGGCCGAGCTCGGGGGCCTGTTCAAGAACCTCGAGAACAAGGGCAACCCGTGGGGCATGGCGGCTCGGGCGCGGCTCGACTGGGCCAAGGACCTGCCGTTCCCCGTGAAGATCCTCGGGCAGGACGTCGAGTCCGCCGATGACGTCGACTACCTGTTCTGGGTCGGCTGCGCCGGGGCGTACGAGGACCGGGCGAAGAAGACCACCCGCGCGGTGGCCGAGCTGCTCGACCAGGCGGGGGTGACCTTCGCGATCCTCGGCGACGGTGAGACCTGCACCGGCGACTCGGCCCGTCGCGCGGGCAACGAGTTCCTCTTCCAGATGCTCGCCCAGCAGAACGTCGAGACCCTCAACGAGGCCGGCGCGACCAAGATCGTCGTCACCTGCGCGCACTGCTTCAACACCATCAAGAACGAGTACCCCCAGCTCGGCGGCAAGTACGAGGTCGTCCACCACACCCAGCTGCTCAACCGCCTCGTCCGCGAGAAGAAGCTGGTCCCGGTGGCCCGCCCCTCCGACGCCCCCGGCAAGTCGACGGCCAAGAACGTCGCCTCCACCGCCGAGACGGTCACGTACCACGACCCGTGCTACCTCGGCCGTCACAACGACGTCTACGCCCCGCCGCGCGAGCTCATCGGGGCGCTGCCCGGGGTCGAGCTCAAGGAGATGGAGCGCACCAAGGAGAAGTCGTTCTGCTGCGGCGCGGGCGGCGCCCGCATGTGGATGGAGGAGAAGCTCGGCACGCGGATCAACACCAACCGCACCGAGGAAGCCCTGGGCACCGGCGCGGAGCGGATCGCCATCGGCTGCCCGTTCTGCCGCGTGATGATCTCCGACGGCCTCACGGCCAAGCAGTCCGAGGGCATCGGTGAGCAGGTCGAGGTCGTCGACGTCGCCCAGATGCTGCTCGCCGCGGTCAAGCGCGGGGATGGTGGCCAGCCGGTCGAGCCCGAGGTCAGCGAACCGACTCCCGACCCCGAGCCCGCACCTGTCGGCTGACCCCGGCACCTCGCACACTCGGCATACCCCGCACGACCGCCTCCTCGAGGTGTCCGCACTCCTGCGGACACGGGGCGGCGCCGCCCCGGATGGCCGGCCACCACCACGCCCGGCCAGGATCGCGCGGCGGTTGGGGGTATGCCGCGACAAGGCTCTCGACCATCGCCTCGATCAGGGCGTGCGCCCGCGTGGTCAGCTGCTCGGCGTTCTCGCCCGGCCTCGGCACGATGGGGGCACCGACAAGGACCTGCACTGCCGTTCCGCGGCGCAGACTGATTCGCCCACCCACGGTGACGACCCGGTGGGCGCCCCAGTGGGCGACCGGGACCAGCGGAGCACCGGTGGCGAGCGCGAGGTGGGCTGCTCCGTGGCGCCAGTACGCCCGGTCGCGCACCGTGAAAGCCCGGCCGATGGTGGCCTCGGGGTAGATGCCGACGGCTTCTCCGGCCTGGAGGGCTCGCAGGGCCTGCCGAGCCGCGACCTCGCCGTGCGCGCGATCCACCGGGACGTGACCCATCCGGCGCATCGCCGACCCCACGACGGGCAGGTCGAACACCACCTGTTTGGCCAGGAACCGGATGAACCGGCGGCGCCGGGTGCCGACCAACCCCACGAGCATGAAGTCGATGAAGCTGTGGTGGTTGGCCACGACGACCACGGCGCCGGTCGTCGGAAGGTGCTCGTCGCCGTGGACCTCGATGCGCAGGCCGAGCACCCGGAACACGCCACGGCAGGCCCGGATGACCAGGCGGTAGGTCACATCGCTCACCCCGGGGATTCGGAGCGGCGGCACGAAGCGCTTGGAGCCGGCCGTGGCGGGCCGGCCTCAGGCGATCTCGGCCATCAGCGCGGCGAGCTTGGCCCGCGACGCGATCTCGAGCTTGTGGAAGATGTGCGACAGGTGGGAGTCCACCGTCCGCGGTGACACGAAGAGCTGCTCGCCGATCTGGCGGTTCGTCAGCCCCTCGGCGACCAGCTCGGCCACCCGCAGCTCGGCCCGGGTCAGTGAGCCCAGTGGGTTG includes these proteins:
- a CDS encoding DUF6328 family protein; translated protein: MTVPLQPAFHQLDALERGAYVVAISASILATCLLIAPVALHRALFRRRRKQTLVTLGHWLAVSGLGFLAAAIVGVVTLVFVLVFGRTSGLWIGALAAVIFTSVWLVGPVALRERLGDQPRTPSDRP
- a CDS encoding 1-acyl-sn-glycerol-3-phosphate acyltransferase, whose product is MSDVTYRLVIRACRGVFRVLGLRIEVHGDEHLPTTGAVVVVANHHSFIDFMLVGLVGTRRRRFIRFLAKQVVFDLPVVGSAMRRMGHVPVDRAHGEVAARQALRALQAGEAVGIYPEATIGRAFTVRDRAYWRHGAAHLALATGAPLVPVAHWGAHRVVTVGGRISLRRGTAVQVLVGAPIVPRPGENAEQLTTRAHALIEAMVESLVAAYPQPPRDPGRAWWWPAIRGGAAPCPQECGHLEEAVVRGMPSVRGAGVSRQVRARGRESVR
- the cysK gene encoding cysteine synthase A produces the protein MPIYDDVTKLIGNTPLVRINRLIDSEATVAAKLEFYNPASSVKDRIGVSIIDAAEASGQLKPGGTIVEATSGNTGIALAMVGAARGYNVVLTMPETMSKERRALLRAYGAELVLTEGALGMKGAVTRSEEIAAERGGILARQFANEANPEIHRKTTAEEIWKDTDGQVDIVVAGIGTGGTITGVGQVLKARKPGVQMIAVEPAESPILNGGQPGPHKIQGLGANFVPEILDRDIYDEVIDINAETSVEWARRAAKEEGLLVGISSGAALAAANQVATRPENAGKTIVVIIPSFGERYLSTILFSDLLD
- a CDS encoding CoA-acylating methylmalonate-semialdehyde dehydrogenase codes for the protein MTTRITHWIDGRPHAGSSGRTAPVFNPATGQQSGEVDLASVDELDAAVTSAAAAAREWRHASLSTRSAVLFAFRELLHQRTPELAAIITAEHGKVLSDAAGEIARGLENVEFATGVPALLKGGFSEQAATGVDVYSIRQPLGVVAGVTPFNFPAMVPLWMCANAIACGNAFILKPSEKDPSAALFLAQLWHEAGLPTGVFSVVQGDKVAVDAILDHPGISAVSFVGSTPIAKYIYERGTAAGKRVQALGGAKNHALVLPDADVDMAADSVVSAAYGAAGERCMALSVAVAVGDVAQPLVDAIAVRLPKLTVGNGADPGTDMGPLITAEHRDKVAGYVDAGEAAGAAVVVDGRTGDLPADGFFLGTTLLDHVTPEMTVYTDEIFGPVLSVVRVDTYEQGVALINANQYANGTAIFTRDGGAARQFQYDVEVGMVGINVPIPVPVAYYSFGGWKDSLFGDTHMYGPEGINFYTRGKVVTQRWPDPATSSVDLGFPRTR
- a CDS encoding aspartate aminotransferase family protein; protein product: MTDTLPAATSATASEEQVRRDDRAHVFHSWSAQGLIDPLPIADALGSYFTDYSGKRYLDFSSQLVNVNIGYQHPKLVAAIQEQAGRLTTISPAFANDARSEAARLITELAPGDLNRVFFTNGGAEATENALRMARLHTGRHKVMAAYRSYHGATAGAIAMTGDPRRWPSEPGMPGIVRYWGPYPYRSAFHAQDEQEEGVRALQHLRDLITVEGPQTIAAIILETVVGTNGILVPPPGYLQGVRDLCDEFGIVMIADEVMAGFARCGEWFAVDHWGVAPDLITFAKGVNSGYVPLGGVIISERIAQTFDQRPFPGGLTYSGHPLACASAVASITIFKEEGIVEHARSLGADVIGPGLRDLAERHPSVGEVRGLGAFWALELVRDRHTREPLVPFNASGADAAPMNEFAAACKARGLWPFTHFNRTHVVPPCTTTADEVRAGLAILDEALTVADGYYTGS
- a CDS encoding YtxH domain-containing protein, translating into MSKLSFLAGLGVGYVLGAKAGQKRYAQIRNHAERVWSSDPVQARVDTVKQTVKDQAPAVAAKLGDAAKSAGASAKERLTGEDLPPSLHRGTDHRLHADTTGYGPGGDKLP
- the cysE gene encoding serine O-acetyltransferase, producing MSPALYARHARSRIVDDLDAAIERDPAATSRADVLLNSPGLHAIWAYRLAHRLWLRGGLAKPVARVLMTVVRSITGVEIHPGAVIGARFFIDHGMGVVIGETAEVGDDVMLYHGVTLGGRSLQRVKRHPTVGSRVTIGAGARILGPVYVGDDVQIGANSVVVKDVPSGAIATGIPATIRFPQGREDPYEAMFKDPALWI
- a CDS encoding (Fe-S)-binding protein yields the protein MSALQVVALVVCGVVTVVAVALFARVVTHFLSVFRLGQPDASRTQDKGARTVTLLREFLGHTRMSRLPVVAVAHWFTMISFGVLFFTLVNAFGQLVSPSWTLPLIGHFPPYEWVTEFFAWTGLIGIVALMAIRQKNHPRSAAGEGGRRSRFYGSTFWQAYYVELTILGVTLCIVTLRGLEYALEKASSGGDATALHFPLTSWLGGLFDGSSTGSLENAIVVVAAVKILISFAWMITISLQPTMGVAWHRFLAFFNIFLKRHADGRTSLGALQPMLVKGEPVDFENIEELDEDAPLGVGKVEDFTWKGLLDFTTCTECGRCQSQCPAWNTDKPLSPKLLVMALRDHAHAKAPWLLAAESDREGLGESVNALAAASLVGETGYAADSPLAAYNPHGPDAVIDLDVLWSCTTCGACVEQCPVDIEHVDAIVDMRRYQTLIESAFPAELGGLFKNLENKGNPWGMAARARLDWAKDLPFPVKILGQDVESADDVDYLFWVGCAGAYEDRAKKTTRAVAELLDQAGVTFAILGDGETCTGDSARRAGNEFLFQMLAQQNVETLNEAGATKIVVTCAHCFNTIKNEYPQLGGKYEVVHHTQLLNRLVREKKLVPVARPSDAPGKSTAKNVASTAETVTYHDPCYLGRHNDVYAPPRELIGALPGVELKEMERTKEKSFCCGAGGARMWMEEKLGTRINTNRTEEALGTGAERIAIGCPFCRVMISDGLTAKQSEGIGEQVEVVDVAQMLLAAVKRGDGGQPVEPEVSEPTPDPEPAPVG
- a CDS encoding PLP-dependent aminotransferase family protein codes for the protein MTALLSGIEERLEHPTAKGLAHAVSAAIRDGLLVAGDRLPPIRTVATQLAVSPTTVSSAWSLLARAGAVSTDGRRGTTVLDHHLPTGGRYQQVLEHQDGFRLDLSTGVPDPQLLPSLSGALASLTGTATTSSYLDDPVLPDLAATLRADWPYAVDEIAVVDGAMDALELLVRSALRFGDRVVVEDPCFPPLIDLLESVGVQLVGVALDEEGLALDALTAALTEPVAAIVLQPRAQNPTGVTMTARRAKAVAAALDGTDTLVIEDDSAAGLSPSPLVSLGRWRPDHTAYVRSFSKSHGPDLRLAALSAPAELMRAAMSRRQLGQGWTSRLLQQVLLTLLTDPATGASVHAARDTYAARRVALVDALGARGVVVGGVEGLNVWVPVHDETAAVVRLASQGIGVAPGSPFRVGPGSASGHVRVTVGLARDGFEDLAEAIAVAARTTGRSARAR